The Lentimicrobium sp. L6 genome has a window encoding:
- a CDS encoding methylated-DNA--[protein]-cysteine S-methyltransferase: protein MPFFFIFVEGGKTMINTQIRLAILGYGKECSKKNAKTASLVGRTAAKQGISLIAGNVTGTFAHAFEVVRDFPITTICVIEKHKKPSDKKIVSELYLTKDSYAKHSQISQMADAGILIGGGAGSQQLLNHFIKNNKTVIAIEGSGGITNHDLPPQVLKAKNTTEAFRILKSIKNESFLKTELGILKLSFNHFALSRLSFSEEAFDKKSNSNNEFSEQLKAYFSGTKVEFTGKLYLEGSDFQKKVWRILLDIPYGNTQEYGELAKQISNKKTSGAIAYAAQQNPIEIIIPCHRLLTKRGQLSSYSGSLVTKSRLLDLEKHQTELRVF from the coding sequence ATGCCTTTTTTCTTTATATTTGTTGAAGGAGGAAAGACCATGATCAACACTCAAATCAGATTGGCCATTTTAGGATATGGCAAGGAATGCTCTAAAAAGAATGCCAAAACAGCAAGCCTAGTAGGAAGAACAGCTGCAAAGCAAGGAATATCATTAATCGCAGGGAATGTAACAGGAACATTTGCTCATGCATTTGAAGTTGTGAGAGATTTCCCCATCACCACTATTTGTGTCATAGAAAAACACAAAAAGCCAAGTGATAAAAAAATAGTGTCGGAGCTTTACCTCACCAAAGACAGCTATGCCAAACATAGCCAAATAAGTCAAATGGCCGATGCTGGAATATTAATTGGCGGTGGAGCTGGCTCACAACAACTGCTGAATCATTTTATAAAAAACAACAAAACGGTGATTGCCATTGAGGGAAGCGGAGGCATTACCAATCATGACCTTCCCCCTCAAGTATTAAAAGCAAAAAACACCACGGAAGCTTTTAGGATACTAAAAAGCATCAAAAACGAATCCTTTTTAAAAACCGAATTGGGCATCTTGAAGCTTAGCTTTAATCATTTTGCATTATCCAGATTAAGCTTTTCTGAGGAGGCCTTTGATAAAAAATCAAACTCAAATAATGAATTTTCTGAACAACTAAAAGCATACTTTTCTGGTACTAAAGTTGAGTTTACGGGTAAGCTATACCTTGAAGGTAGTGACTTCCAAAAGAAGGTTTGGAGGATCTTATTAGATATCCCCTACGGAAACACCCAAGAATATGGCGAGTTAGCAAAACAAATAAGCAACAAGAAAACTAGTGGTGCCATTGCCTATGCTGCCCAACAAAACCCAATAGAAATCATTATCCCTTGCCACCGATTATTAACAAAAAGAGGACAGTTGAGTAGCTATTCTGGTAGCTTAGTAACCAAAAGTCGTTTGCTCGACCTCGAAAAACACCAAACTGAGCTTCGGGTATTTTAA
- the lnt gene encoding apolipoprotein N-acyltransferase — MLKSKLLLSIISGVLLSLAWPAHGFPFLIFIAFIPLFFIEDQLSKESKKPLRNIFLYTYIALFTWNALSTWWIWNSSIFGAIMAIVLNSLFMSLVWVVFSFSKKYFHHNRNAIFLLPIFWVAFEYLHLDWDLSWSWLNLGNVFANHSYAIQWYEYTGVFGGTWWILIINILIYKLLKKLLEDKPRASQLVFSSFPIFLLILTPLLFSIYQYQTYTEKGTDTEVVVVQPNMDPWSEQFLSPPQEVIDRMIQLSIPLISQETQFWVAPESAIQEGIQEPSMTVGARMQKGISIPRLQNFMTEFPNLKMVIGGSTYRFLDEATSTSRETENGGIYDEYNTAIIMNHQKVEDTYHKSKLVPGPEKMPFKSLLKPLQFMAFNLGGTAGSLGYDTERKVFYSSQGIGAAPLICYESIYGEFVTEFVKNGAQILMVITNDGWWGNTPGHQQHLAFSRLRAIETRRSVARSANTGISCFINQRGDVTEATAYWVQDARKHTMKANSELTFYVKYGDYLGRSSVFLAILLLLINVTVYFKKEKPNEVD; from the coding sequence ATGCTAAAATCTAAGTTATTATTATCTATCATTAGCGGAGTATTATTAAGCTTGGCTTGGCCTGCTCATGGCTTCCCTTTTCTTATTTTCATTGCTTTTATTCCTTTGTTTTTTATCGAAGATCAACTAAGCAAAGAATCTAAAAAGCCATTGCGAAATATTTTTCTGTATACCTATATTGCTCTATTTACTTGGAATGCACTAAGTACTTGGTGGATATGGAACTCCTCCATATTTGGAGCCATAATGGCCATTGTTTTAAATAGTCTATTTATGAGTTTGGTGTGGGTGGTATTTAGCTTTTCGAAAAAGTATTTTCATCATAATAGAAATGCCATTTTCTTGCTTCCGATTTTTTGGGTGGCTTTTGAATACCTACATCTGGATTGGGATTTAAGCTGGTCATGGTTGAATTTAGGTAATGTTTTTGCCAATCATTCATATGCTATACAATGGTATGAGTATACTGGTGTATTTGGTGGTACTTGGTGGATACTTATCATAAACATCCTAATTTACAAATTATTAAAAAAATTATTGGAGGATAAACCAAGAGCCAGTCAACTCGTTTTCTCTTCCTTCCCTATTTTCCTGCTCATTCTGACTCCTTTACTTTTCTCCATTTACCAATATCAAACTTATACTGAAAAAGGAACAGACACCGAAGTTGTAGTGGTACAGCCCAATATGGATCCATGGAGTGAGCAGTTTCTAAGCCCTCCTCAGGAAGTTATCGATAGAATGATTCAACTATCTATTCCTTTAATCTCTCAGGAAACTCAGTTTTGGGTAGCTCCAGAATCTGCCATTCAAGAAGGAATTCAAGAACCTTCCATGACAGTAGGTGCCAGAATGCAGAAAGGAATATCCATTCCTCGACTACAAAATTTCATGACTGAATTTCCAAATTTAAAAATGGTGATAGGTGGCAGTACTTATCGTTTTCTAGATGAAGCTACCAGTACTTCTCGCGAAACAGAGAATGGAGGAATCTATGATGAATACAATACAGCCATTATAATGAATCATCAAAAAGTGGAAGACACCTATCACAAAAGCAAACTGGTTCCCGGTCCCGAGAAAATGCCTTTTAAAAGCTTACTAAAACCACTGCAATTTATGGCTTTTAATTTGGGAGGTACTGCGGGAAGTTTAGGCTATGATACCGAAAGAAAAGTATTCTATTCTTCCCAAGGAATAGGCGCCGCTCCATTGATTTGTTACGAGAGTATTTATGGCGAATTTGTGACCGAGTTTGTTAAGAATGGTGCACAAATCCTGATGGTTATTACTAATGATGGATGGTGGGGAAACACTCCAGGACATCAACAACATTTGGCATTTTCAAGGCTCAGAGCCATAGAGACCAGAAGAAGTGTGGCTCGCTCTGCCAATACTGGAATCTCTTGTTTTATCAACCAAAGAGGCGATGTGACGGAAGCTACCGCTTATTGGGTTCAAGATGCTCGAAAACACACAATGAAAGCCAATTCAGAACTTACTTTTTATGTGAAGTATGGTGATTATCTAGGTCGTTCTTCTGTCTTCTTAGCCATCCTTTTATTACTCATTAATGTGACTGTTTATTTTAAAAAAGAAAAGCCAAATGAAGTCGATTAA